From Mycobacterium colombiense CECT 3035:
CGATGCGGGTTTTCTGTGTCATACCCGTCAGACGAGACAGGGCCGCGATGTGTGACGGGCGCGGGCGCCGGCTAGCGGGAGAACATGATCGCGCGCTTGACCTCTTGGATCGCCTTGGTGATCTCGATGCCGCGGGGGCAGGCCTCGGTGCAGTTGAACGTGGTGCGGCAGCGCCACACCCCGTCGACCTCGTTGAGGATGTCCAGGCGCTCGGCGGCGGCCTCGTCGCGGCTGTCGAAGATGAAGCGGTGCGCGTTGACGATCGCCGCCGGGCCGTAGTAACTGCCCTCGTGCCAGAAGATCGGGCAACTGGTGGTGCACGCCGCGCACAGGATGCACTTGGTGGTGTCGTCGTAGCGGGCGCGGTCGGTGGGGCTCTGAATGCGTTCGCGGGTGGGCGGGTTGCCGGTGGTGACCAGGTACGGCTTCACCGCGCGGTAGGCGTCGAAGAACGGCTCCATGTCGACCACCAGGTCCTTCTCCACCGGCAGCCCGCGGATCGGTTCGACGGTGATCGTCAGCGCCTTACCCGGCTTTTTCGGCAGCAGGTCACGCATCAGCACCTTGCACGCCAGCCGGTTGACACCGTTGATGCGCATGGCGTCCGATCCGCACACCCCGTGTGCGCAGGAGCGCCGGAAGGTCAGCGTCCCGTCCAGGTAGCTCTTGATGTAGATCAGCAGGTTGAGCATCCGGTCGCTGGGCAGGCAGGGCACCCGAAAGCTTTGCCAGCCACCGGTTTCCGCGAAGGCGTCGGGCTGGTCGGGATTGAACCGGGCGATCTTGACCGTCACCATCACCGCGCCGTCGGGAATCGCCGGCAGCGGCGGGTCCAGGCTGGTCTCGACCTCGGCTGCCTCTTCGGTTCCGGCGCTCTCGGCCATCAGTACTTCCGTTCTTTGGGTTCGTAGCGCGTCTGCACCACCGGCTTGAAGTCCAGCGCGATGTCGCTCAGCAGGTCGCTGCCCTGCTTGTAGGCCATCGTGTGGCGCATGAAGTTGACGTCGTCGCGGTTCGGGTAGTCCTCGCGGGCGTGGCCGCCGCGCGACTCCTTGCGATTGAGCGCACCGACCACGGTGACCTCGGCGAGCTCCAGCAAAAAGCCCAGCTCGATGGCCTCCAGTAGGTCGCTGTTGAATCGTTTTCCCTTGTCGTGCACGCTGATTCGGGCGTAGCGCTCCTTGAGGGCGTGGATGTCGGTGAGCGCCTGCTTGAGCGTCTCCTCGGTGCGGAACACCGCGGCGTTGTTGTCCATCGACTGCTGCAGGGCGATGCGGATGTCGGCCACGCGCTCGTTGCCGTGCTCGCTCAAGATGTCGCCGACCCAGCCGACGACCATCGCCTCGGGCTGCGGCGGCATGTCCACGAAGTCATGCCCCCGCGCGTAATTGGCCGCGGCGATGCCGGCCCGCCGGCCGAACACGTTGATGTCCAGCAGCGAATTGGTGCCCAGCCGGTTGGCCCCGTGCACCGACACGCACGCGCACTCGCCGGCCGCGTACAGCCCCGGCACCGTGGAAGTGTTGTCCCGCAACACCTGTCCGGTGACCGTCGTCGGGATGCCGCCCATCACGTAGTGGCAGGTCGGGTAGACGGGGACCAGCTCGTGCACCGGGTCAACGCCCAGGTAGGTGCGGGCGAACTCGGTGATGTCGGGCAGCTTGGCCTCCAGCACGTCCTCGCCGAGGTGGCGGACGTCGATGTAGACGTAGTCCTTGTGCGGGCCCGCGCCGCGGCCTTCCAGGACCTCCAAAACCATGGAGCGGGCCACGATGTCGCGCGGGGCCAGGTCGACGATCGTGGGGGCGTAGCGCTCCATGAAGCGCTCACCCTCGCCGTTGAGCAGCCGGCCGCCCTCGCCGCGCACCGCCTCGGAGATCAGGATGCCCAGGCCCGCCAGGCCGGTCGGATGGAATTGGTGAAACTCCATGTCCTCCAAAGGAAGTCCCTTGCGGAAGACGATGCCGATGCCGTCACCGGTCAGGGTGTGCGCGTTGGAGGTGGTCTTGTACATCCGGCCCGAGCCGCCGGTGGCGAGCACGACCGCCTTGGCGTGGAAGACGTGGATGTCGCCGGTGGCAAGCTCGTAGGCGACCACGCCGGTGGCCACCGGCCCGCTGGGCGTCTGCGTCAAAACCAGGTCCAGCGCATAGAACTCGTTGAAGAACTGCACGTCGTGCTTGACGCAGTTCTGGTACAGCGTCTGCAGGATCATGTGGCCGGTGCGGTCGGCGGCATAACAGGCGCGGCGCACCGGGGCCTTGCCGTGGTCGCGGGTGTGCCCGCCGAACCGGCGCTGATCGATGCGGCCCTCGGGGGTGCGGTTGAACGGCATCCCCATCTTCTCCAGGTCCAGCACCGCGTCGATGGCTTCCTTGCACATGATCTCCACGGCGTCCTGGTCGGCGAGGTAGTCGCCGCCCTTGACCGTGTCGAACGTGTGCCATTCCCAGTTGTCCTCTTCGACGTTGGCCAGCGCCGCGCACATGCCGCCCTGGGCGGCGCCGGTGTGGCTGCGGGTCGGGTAGAGCTTGGTCAGCACCGCGGTGCGCACCCGCGGACCCGCCTCCACCGCGGCCCGCATGCCGGCACCACCCGCGCCGACGATCACCACGTCGTATCGGTGTTGCTGGATCACGGCTTAGCCTCCGATATTGGGGTCGAATGTCAGCAGCACATAGGTGCCCAGCACCAACGTGAAGCCCATGGACAACAGCAGCAGGCTGTTGAGCCAGAACCGGGTGCTGTCCTTGCGGCTGTAGTCGTCGATGATGGTGCGCAGCCCGTTGCCGCCGTGCAGCTGCGCCAGCCACAGCAGCGCCAGGTCCCAGAACTGCCAGAACGGCGACGCCCAGCGCTGCGCCACGTAGTTGAAGTCGATGCGGTAAACGCCGTTATCCCACATCAGCATGATGAACAGGTGGCCGATCGCCAGCACGAACAGCGCGATCCCGGAGAACCGCATGAACAGCCAGGCGAACTTCTCGAAATTGGGGATGCCGGCCCGCCGCCGCGGTGAGCGGGGGTTGTCCAGGCTGGCGGGACGGTCGTAGAGGCGCTGTTTGACCGGGGCGACCTCGCCCCGGCCCAGCTGCAGGTCCGGACTGCTCATCGGAAGTGCTCCATCATGTGGATGACGGTCACCACGCCGGCGGGGACCATCAGCAGCAGGAACACGATGCCGACGATCCAGAACATCAGCTTCTGGTGGCGCGGCCCCTCGGACCAGAAGTCGATCAGGATCACCCGGATCCCGTTCAGGCCGTGGAAGAGCACCGCCGCGACCAGGCCGTATTCCATCACGCCGACGATGGGCATCTGGTAGTCGTGGATCACCGCGTTGTACGTCTGCGGGCTCACCCGCAGCATCGCGGCGTCCAGCACGTGGACGAACAGGAAAAAGAAGATCGTCGCGCCGCTGATCCGGTGCAGCACCCACGACCACATGCCGGGGTCGCCGCGGTACAGCGTCCGTGGTGGCCTGCGCTTGCGCGAGGGAGCCGATCCCTGTGCCGCCGGATCCGCGGTCGTCGGTTGCGTAGTCACCCCAGTCCTCACCGCCTTCTTCCGACTTCAACGTCAGCCACTCCGGGCACTTGAGCTTAGCTCGGACACGGTGTGACTTGCGCCAATGTCCGCCAAGCGAAATGCCGTTTTGCGACTAGGGTTGCTCTCGGAATCGACGATGGGTGAACGGGGTTTCGTTATGCCTGAGATCGACTGGAATATGTTGCGGGACAAGGCAATCGACGTCTCTACGGGTGCCTACGCACCCTACTCGCGGTTCCGGGTCGGGGCGGCCGCACTGGTCGACGACGGCCGCGTGGTCACCGGCTGCAATGTGGAGAACATCTCATATGGCCTTGGTCTCTGTGCCGAGTGTGCGGTGGTGTGCGCCCTGCATTCCACCGGCGGTGGCCGCCTGGTGGCGCTGGCATGCGTGGACGGACGGGGATCGGTGCTGATGCCGTGCGGGCGGTGCCGTCAGGTGCTGCTCGAACACGGCGGCGCCGAGCTGCTGATCGACCACCCGGGCGGGCCGCGCCGGCTCGGCGACCTGCTGCCGGACGCCTTCGGCCCCGACGACCTGACCGCGGGGCGCGGCTGAACGCCTTCGCCCAACCGGCGCGGCCGTGGCTTGCTGAGCGTTGCCGGTCGGCTTACCGTCATGCGTGTGCAACGGGGGAGCGCGCCGCCGGCGGGATCGCTGCCCAGACGTGTTGTCGCCGGGCTGATCGCTGCGGCTATGGGAGCCGCGGGATGCGCGTCGCACCCGCCCACCGCAAAACCGCCGTCTCCGATCCCGTCGTCGGCATCGGCGTCGTCCTGGGTGGAGGACGCCGTCTCCTTCTCGGTGGCGGATATGACGGTGTACGGCACGTTGCGTCATCCGGCGGGGCACGGCAGGGCCGTGCCTGGAGCGCTGCTGATCGCCGGAAGCGGGCCGACGGATCGCAACGGTGACTCGGCCGCCATGCCGGGTCAGGTCGATACGCTGCGGAACCTGGCGCGGGCGCTGTCCGACGACGGAGTCGCCAGCTTGCGCTACGACAAGCTCGGCACCGGTCAGACCGGGCTGGGCCCGTACGCGACCGACCCGACGAAGGTCGATATCGGCGTGTTCCAGGACGAGGCGACCGCCGCGTTGAACTTCCTGGCCGGCCAATCGGGCATCGACCGGACCCACCTGATGGCGCTCGGCCACAGCGAGGGCGCCCTCTACGCGATGATGCTGGCCACCGCCGCGCCCGGGACCGCCCCCGCGATACAGACCCTGGGCCTGGTGGAGCCGGCCAGCCGCCGCATCCTCGACCATGTGTCCGAGCAGGCCCACGCCCAGGCCGACGCGGCCGTCAGGTCCGGGCGGGTCACCGCCGCGCGGGCCGCCGAGAACACGGCGGCGATCGATGACGCGATACGGGAGTTCCGCGCAACCGGCCAGGTCCCGCCCGACGAACCGCCGGGGCTGAGGCCGGTGATCAACGCCACCAATGCGCATGCTCTGTTGCAGGAAGACGCGATCGATCCGGCGGCGTTGGCCGCCAAGCTGCCGCGCGACATGCCGGTGCTGGTCACCTGCAGCGACGCCGACCTGCAAATCACCTGCCAGGACGTCGATTCGCTGGTATCCGGCCTGACCAGCGCGGGCACCAAGACCGACTACGTCCACCTGACCGGGGTGGACCATGTCCTGAAGGAAGACGCCAGCCGAACGCCGGCCAATTACGCGAAGCCCTTGCCGTTCTCCACCCAGCTCGTCGGCGCGCTGGCCTCGTTCCTCAAGGAGAACGGGATGACACCCTGAGCCTTGGGGACCTACGTGACTGAGTCCGCGTTCGACGCGCCCACGGTGATCAGGACCAAGCGCGACGGCGGCCGGTTGTCCGACGCCGCCATCGACTGGGTGATCGGCGCCTACACCGACGGCCGGGTGGCCGAGGAGCAGATGGCGGCGCTGCTGATGGCGATCCTGCTGCGCGGTATGGACCCCGGCGAGACCGCGCGGTGGACGGCGGCGATGCTGGCCTCGGGCGACACGCTCGACTTCGGCGACCTGGGCCTGACCACGGTCGACAAGCATTCCACCGGCGGCGTTGGCGACAAGATCACCCTGCCGCTGGTGCCCGTCGTCGCCGCCTGCGGAGCCGCGGTCCCGCAGGCGTCGGGACGCGGGCTCGGTCACACCGGCGGCACCCTGGACAAGCTGGAGTCCATCGCCGGGTTCAGCGCCGAGCTGTCCAGCCGGCGGGTGCGCGAGCAGCTGCGCGACGTGGGCGCGGCCATCTTCGCCGCCGGCGACCTGGCGCCGGCAGACGCCAAGCTCTACGCGCTGCGCGACATCACCGCCACGGTGGAATCGCTGCCGCTGATCGCCAGCTCGATCATGAGCAAGAAGCTGGCCGAGGGGGCCGGCGCGCTGGTGCTCGACGTGAAGGTCGGCTCCGGGGCGCTGCTGGCCTCGGAGGCGCAGAGCCGCGAACTGGCGCACACGATGGTCGAGCTCGGCGCGGCGCACGGGGTGCCCACCCGCGCGCTGCTGACCGACATGAACCGGCCGCTGGGGGCGACCGTCGGCAATGCCCTGGAGGTCGCCGAGTCGCTCGAGGTGCTGGCCGGGGGCGGCCCGCCCGACGTCGTCGAGCTGACGCTGCGGCTGGCCACCGAGATGCTCGAGCTGGCCGGGATCGACGACCGCGATCCCGCCGACACCCTGCGCGACGGCACCGCGATGGACCGGTTCCGCCGGCTCATCGCGGCCCAGGGCGGCGATTTGACGGTGCCGCTGCCCGTCGCCGGGCATGCCGAGACCGTGATCGCCCCCGCGGGCGGCACAATGGGCGATATCGACGCGATGGCAGTGGGGCTGGGGGCATGGCGGCTCGGTGCGGGCAGGTCCCGCCCGGGTGAGCGCGTGCAGTTGGGCGCGGGTATCCGCATCCACCGCCGCCCCGGCGAGCCGGTCACCGCCGGTGAGCCGTTGTTCACCCTCTACACCGACACCCCGGAGCGCTTCGCCGCCGCGCTCGCCGAGCTGGACGGCGGGTGGAGCGTCGAGCGCACACCTCCGGCCTCCCGACCCCTGATCATCGATCGGATCGTCACATGACCACACCGCTGGGACTCGAGCAGATCAGAAAGGCCCCCAAGGCCCTGCTGCACGATCACCTCGACGGCGGGCTGCGCCCGTCGACCGTGCTGGACATCGCCGCGCAGGTCGGCTACGACGGGCTGCCCGCCACCGACGTCGACGAGCTGGCGACGTGGTTTCGCACCCGTTCGCACAGCGGCTCTTTGGAGCGCTACCTGGAGCCCTTTTCGCACACCGTGGCCGTGATGCAGACGCCCGAGGCGCTGCATCGGGTGGCCTTTGAGTGCGTGGAGGATCTGGCCGAGGACTCGGTGGTCTACGCCGAGGTCCGGTTCGCGCCCGAGCTGCACATCGATCGCGGGCTGTCCTTCGACGAGATCGTCGAGGCCGTGCTGGCCGGGTTCGCCGACGGCGAGAAGGCGTGTGCGGCCGAGAATCGGCCGATCGTGGTGCGCCTGCTGGTCACCGCGATGCGGCACGCGGCGGTCTCCCGCGAGATCGCCGAGCTGGCGATCCGGTTCCGGGACAAGGGCGTCGTCGGCTTCGACATCGCCGGCGCCGAGGCCGGCAACCCGCCGACGCGGCACCTGGAAGCGTTCGATTACATGCGAGACCACAACGCGCGCTTCACCATTCACGCCGGTGAGGCGTTCGGCCTGCCGTCCATTCACGAGGCGATCGCCTTCTGCGGCGCGGACCGGCTGGGCCACGGGGTGCGCATCGTCGACGACATCGAGGTGTCCGACGACGGGCGCGTCCGGCTGGGTCAACAGGCATCCATCTTGCGGGACAAGCGAATTCCGCTGGAACTGTGCCCCAGCTCCAACGTGCAGACCGGTGCGGTCAAGAGCATCGCCGAGCATCCGTTCGATCTGCTGGCCCGCGCCCGCTTCCGGGTAACCGTCAACACCGACAACCGGCTGATGAGCGACACCTTCATGAGTCGCGAAATGCACCGGCTCGTCGAGGCTTTCGGCTACGGGTGGAGCGACCTCGAGCGCTTCACCATCAACGCGATGAAGTCCGCGTTCATCCCGTTCGACGAGCGGCTGGCGATCATCGACGAGGTGATCAAGCCGCGCTATGCCGTGCTGATCGGCTAGGCCCGTCTGAGCCGGGTTCCCCGGAGCTATCGATCAGTCTGCGGCACGAGCGCCAAATCCAGTGGCCCAGAACGGGTCCGGTTGGGCCGAGAGGCCCATGGCCCGCACCGTGCTGGCCAGGTGGGTCTGCACCGCCCGCAGTGCGCGCGGTAAGTCGCCGTCGCGCAAGGCTTCCGCGATGTCCCCGTGCTCAGCCATGATCGTGGCGACCCGATCGGGTTCGCGCAGCGCCGATTCCCCGATCATCCGCATCTGGCGGTCGCGCAATGTCGAGTAGAAGGCCGACAGGATGGCGTTGCCGGACTCTTCCAGGGTGATGGCGTGGAAGGCCCGGTCGGACTCCAGGAACTCCCGCCAGTCGGCCGCCGCCACCGCGTCGCGCTGCCGGCGCAGCTCGCCCGACTGCCGTTCGAAGACCACGGCGCAGACGGCCGGACCGCGACCGATCACCTTGCCGGCCGCGAACTGCTCGAGCACCAGCCGGGCCTCCATGACCGCCCGCACCTCGTCGGGCGAGACCGGGACCACCAGGGCGCCGCGCTGTGGATAGAGCCGCAACAGCCCCTCGGCCTCCAGTCGCAGGAACGCCTCGCGCACCGGGGTGCGCGACATCCCGAGCGCGGTGGCGACGTCGCCCTCGCTGATCAGCTCGCCGCCGGGGAACTCGCCGGTGAGGACCTGCGTCTTGACGTAGTCCAGCGCGCGGTCCTTGGCCGTGCCCGCCCGGGGATCCTTTGCTGCCACGACGCCCTTCTCTGGTAGCTAAGTCGTATCTCACGCGTGGTCATGACGGTACACCCGGGCGATCTACCTGCGGGGATTGGCGGCGGTTGACACTGAGATACAAGATAAATACTATTCAGATACGAGATGTACTCTTACCGAAGGAGGCCGCAGATGCCCCAGCAGTTGGTGGTGCCGAACCTGGACCCGACGATCCCGGCGCCGATGATCAACGTGGCCGAGTACGGCTTCGAGGGCCGTTTCGAGGAGTGGGCGCAGCAGGCCGAATACTTCGAGTACTCCAAGGCGGCCAACCCGATCGGATCCGGCCACGTCCCGCCCGTTCCGCTGCGGCGCTTCGATCCCGAGATCTACCTCGGCGCGCCGACCGGGGTGATCCCGTTGGACCTGTCGCAGGAACTGGGCATCGACACCGGCGCGGCGACCAGCCCCGCGCTGCTGGCCAACTTCGTCAGCATCCGCGCCACCGAGCAGGTCGACACCAGCCCCAACGCCACCTCGCAGCTGTACTACGTGCTCTACGGCCGCGGCTTCGCGGCGGTCAACGGCCGGCTGGTCGAGTGGGAGAAGGGCGACTTCCTCACGCTGCCCGCCGGCAGCCAGTCGGTGTTCTACGCCGCCACCGACACCGCCATGTACTGGGTGCACGACGAACCGCTGATGAGCTACCTGGGCGCCGACGCCACCCGGCCGCGGTTTGAGGCGACCAAGTTCCGCCGCGCCGACGCCGTGGCCAAGCTCGAGGAGATCGCGTCGCGTCCCGGCGCCAACGACAAGAGCCGGGTGAGCGTGCTGCTGGCCAACGCCAACCAGGAGCAGACGCTGACCATCACCCACGTGCTGTGGGCCATGTTCGGCGTGCTGCCGCCCAACCAGGTGCAGCGCCCGCACCGGCACCAGTCGGTCGCGCTGGATCTCATCCTCGACGCCCCGGAGTCCGGCTGCTACACGCTGCTGGGCACCCGCCTCGACGCCCGCGGCGACATCGTCGACCCCGTCCGGGTGGACTGGAGAGCCGGCTGCGCCTTCACCACCCCGCCGGGCATGTGGCACGCCCACTACAACGAGACCGACGAGCCGGCCCACCTGATCCCGGTCCAGGACGCCGGGCTGCAGACCCACCTGCGCAGCCTGGACATCAAGTTCACCCAGCGCCGCGATCTCGTCGCCGGGTAGTCCCCGGCGGCGGTCCATGCACCGCCGGAGTTCGACGCATAGTGTGGCTGGACATGAAGGTGCCCCTGCTGGGACCGGTGTCGCTCACGGGCTTCCAGAACGCCTGGTTCTTCCTGGTCCTGCTGATCGTGCTGCTGGTGATCGGCCTCTACGTCGTGCAGCAGTTCGCCCGTCGTCGCCGGGTGCTGCGCTTCGCCAACATGGAGGTGCTGGAGCGGGTGGCGCCGCCGCGGCCCAGCAAGTGGCGGCACGTGCCGACCATCCTGCTGGCGATCTCGCTGGTGTTGCTGACCACCGCGATGGCCGGGCCGACGTCGGACGTCCGGATTCCGCTCAACCGTGCGGTCGTGATGCTGGTGATCGACGTGTCGGAGTCGATGGCCTCCACCGATGTGCCGCCCAACCGCCTGGACGCGGCCAAGGAGGCCGGCAAGCAGTTCGCCGACCAGCTGACCCCGGCGATCAACCTGGGGCTGGTGGAGTTCGCGGCCAACGCCACGCTGCTGGTGCCGCCGACGACCAACCGCAGCGCGGTGAAGGCGGGCATCGACAGCCTCAAGCCGATGCCCAAAACCGCGACGGGAGAGGGCATCTTCACCGCTCTGCAGGCGATCGCGACGGTGGGTTCGGTGATGGGCGGCGGCGACGGGCCGCCGCCGGCGCGGATCGTGCTGGAATCCGACGGCGCCGAGAACGTGCCGCTGGACCCCAACGCCCCGCAGGGCGCGTTCACCGCGGCCCGGGCCGCCAAGGCCGAGGGCGTGCAGATCTCGACGATCTCGTTCGGAACCCCGTACGGCACCGTTGACTACGAGGGCGCCACCATCCCGGTTCCGGTGGACGACCAGACCCTGCAGAAGATCTGCGAGATCACCGATGGCCAGTCGTTCCACGCCGACAGCCTGGACTCGCTGAAGAGCGTGTACTCGACGCTGCAGCGCCAGATCGGCTATGAGACCGTGAAGGGCGACGCGAGCCTGGCCTGGATGCTGCTCGGCGCCTTCGTCATGGCCGGCGCCATCTTGGCCGGCCTGCTGCTGAACCGCAGGCTGCCCGCCTGACTGCGCTCAGCTGGGCAGGCGCCGGTTGATCAGCAGCGCCAGCGCCGTCGCGATCAGGGCGGTCAGCACGCCCAGGCGCAGCCAGCCGGCGCTGCCCGGCCCCGGCACGGTGCGGTAGCCGATCTCGTTCTCGATGGCGTTGTAGCTCTTTTCCAGCTCGCCGAGGGTGGTGGCGGTGTAGGACTGCCCGCCGGACAGCTTGGCGACCGTCTTCATCTGGTCGGTCGAGACCGGGACGGCGACGCGCTGCCCGTCCATCTCGATCTCGCCGCCCTTGGTCCCGAACGAGATGGTCGAGATGGGCACGCCCTCGTCCTTGGCCAGCCGCGCCGCGGTGTAGACGCCGTCGTGCGGATCGCTGGGATTGGAGGGCTTGTTCTCGCCGCCGTCGGAGAGCAGCACGATGCGGGCGGGTGGCGGTTTGTCGCCGCCGGCGACCGCGGTGGCGCTGATCGCGTGCAGGGCGGTGAAGATCGCCTCGCCGGTGGCGGTGCTGTCGGCGAAGTCCAGCTTCTTCAGCGCGTCGATGGTGGCCTGGTGCTGCGGGGTCGGCGGCACCAGCAGATAGGGCGTGCCGGCGAACCCGACCAGCCCGAGGTTGATGCCGGGCGTGAGCTGGCCCGCGAACTGCGTGGCGGCCTGTTCGGCGGCCTTGAGCCGGTTGGGTTCGACGTCGGTCGCCCGCATGGACTGCGACATGTCGATCACCAGCATGATGACGGCGCGGTTGCGCGGGATGCGCATGTCGTGGGTGGGGGTGGCCAGCGCGATGGTCAACAGCGCCAGGCACAGCAGCGACACCGCGATGGGCAGGTGCCGCCACGGCGACTGCGCGACGGGGGTGTCGGTGTAGCGGTGCAGCCGGCGGCGGCGCCGCGCCTGGACCAGGACGTAGACGGCCAGCAGTGCCAGGGGCACCAGGCCGAACAGCAGCAGGACCGGACGCTGGAACCCGTAGAGAGGTAGCGGGCCGATACCGGGAAGCGACACGTCACCCAACCTAGCCCGTCAACCGACGGCGTTACTCGCGGCGCAGTCGTCCGTCGACGAACTGCTCGAGTTTCTCCCACTCCCGCACCGCCGCGGCGTACGGCGGCGACGGCTTGGTGACCGAGTCGGGCTCGAGCACGGCGGCCACCAGCTTGCCCAGCGGCTTGCCCGTGTCGAGCGCCTTGTCGACGGCGGGATCCTCGGAGTAGTCGCCGATGTCGCGGAGCACCTCGACGGCGAGTTCCAGCTGCTCGCGATCCACGGCGTCGGGTCCGTCGGCCAGGTCGTCGGCCAGCCCGCTGAGCACGTAGATGTTGTCGTCGGTGATCTCGATCGCCAGCGAGCCGTCGGTCGCGGCGGTGCGGATGTCGTCGTAGGTGCTCAGATCGGACAGGTCGTGGTCGTGCTCGTCGGCGAGGTAGCGGGCCAGCGCGCGCTCGGAGGTGAAGACGCTGATGCGGCCGTTGCGGCCCAGGAAGATCGGCTGGTCGTCCAGGTAGCAGCGGAGCGTGTAAAAGGTGCCAGAACTCGTCATGATCCGGATCGGATCGATGCCCACCTGCAGCCAGAAGTCCTTGTCGCTGCCGAGCACGACGGTGTCGCCGGTCGCGCGGGCGGGCTCGTCGCCGGTGTCCTGGTCTTCGGCGGCGTCCTCGTCCTCGGTTTCCTCGGGGGCCTCTTCCGCGACGGCGTCCTCGGTGCCGGTGTCCTCCTCCGGCTCGTCGTCCTCGCGCTCCTCGGCCAGCTCGTCGGCGGCCTTGTCGGACAGCTTGGCGTCGACCTCGGGGGTGCTGACGATGCCGTCGATCGCGGCGAGCACGTCGTCCCAGCTGCGCCCGATCACCTCGGCGATCGCATTCCAGCGCTTGGCGCCCGCCTTGCCGGTGAAGTGCTCGATTCCGCCGGACACGGTGCCCAGGCTGGGGTTGCCGTTGAAGAACTTCGACACGGCCGCCAGCTCGCACACCGATCCGATGGACGACACGATCGACAGCGTGCCCGCCAGCGCCGCCACCGACTCCTCGGTGGGCTTCTCCGCCACCAGCTCCTCGACGGCGACCAGGTCGAACTGCTTGTCGTCGGCGGGGAGGAACGCGTGCGCGTGCGCCGCGCGCAGTTCCTTCCACGCCGGGTGGTCGGTCAGGTCGTTGTCGTCGTCGGAACGCACGAACGCGACCAGGTCGGCGACGCTGGCGAACCCGAACAGGTCCTCGTCCTTGCCCAGGAACGCCTCCCACTCGTCGCCGGAGTCGCGCCAGCGGGGTGCCCACACGGTGTAGCGGTCACCTTCGGACAGGCTCAGGCGGATGGGGACGAGGTCAGCAACCATGCGGCACAGAATAGCGACGACCCGCGAAGGTGCTTATGGTGCCATCGGGGCTAGCCCCAGATATCGGTGATGGGCGCGGCGTTGGCGGCGTAGCCAGTCTTGGGCAAGCCGTACATCTGCTCGACGGTGGAAAGCACGTTGTAGTGGTTGATCTGTTCGCTGTAGTTGCCGGGACGGATGTGGGCGCCGTAGAACACCGTGGGGATCTGGTTGCGGCTGCTGTTGTCGTCCTCGTCGAACGTCACGATCAGCAGGCTGTTGTTGGCCACCGCCCAGTTCGCGTACCCGGACAGCTCACGGTTCAGCCAGGCGTCAGCCTGCGCGATCGAGCCGTCGTGCATGTTGTCGCCGTTGTCGGGGATGACGAACGAGACGGTCGGCAGGCTGGAGTAGTTGCCCCTCGGGAACGCGGAGAACGGCAGCGAGTTCGCCGCCGGCACATTGGTGAAGTTGGCCCAGGGCACATGCTTGCGCGCGTACTTTCCCGCGCTGCAGACCGGTGACCCGGCCGCGGGCAGGCCCTCGGCGAAACCGACGAATGTGTAGCCCGCGGCCAGCAATTCGGAGCCGAGGTTCGGCGCGGCGCCGCCGTTGACCGGGCACAGGTCCT
This genomic window contains:
- a CDS encoding GntR family transcriptional regulator, translating into MAAKDPRAGTAKDRALDYVKTQVLTGEFPGGELISEGDVATALGMSRTPVREAFLRLEAEGLLRLYPQRGALVVPVSPDEVRAVMEARLVLEQFAAGKVIGRGPAVCAVVFERQSGELRRQRDAVAAADWREFLESDRAFHAITLEESGNAILSAFYSTLRDRQMRMIGESALREPDRVATIMAEHGDIAEALRDGDLPRALRAVQTHLASTVRAMGLSAQPDPFWATGFGARAAD
- a CDS encoding VWA domain-containing protein encodes the protein MKVPLLGPVSLTGFQNAWFFLVLLIVLLVIGLYVVQQFARRRRVLRFANMEVLERVAPPRPSKWRHVPTILLAISLVLLTTAMAGPTSDVRIPLNRAVVMLVIDVSESMASTDVPPNRLDAAKEAGKQFADQLTPAINLGLVEFAANATLLVPPTTNRSAVKAGIDSLKPMPKTATGEGIFTALQAIATVGSVMGGGDGPPPARIVLESDGAENVPLDPNAPQGAFTAARAAKAEGVQISTISFGTPYGTVDYEGATIPVPVDDQTLQKICEITDGQSFHADSLDSLKSVYSTLQRQIGYETVKGDASLAWMLLGAFVMAGAILAGLLLNRRLPA
- a CDS encoding VWA domain-containing protein, yielding MSLPGIGPLPLYGFQRPVLLLFGLVPLALLAVYVLVQARRRRRLHRYTDTPVAQSPWRHLPIAVSLLCLALLTIALATPTHDMRIPRNRAVIMLVIDMSQSMRATDVEPNRLKAAEQAATQFAGQLTPGINLGLVGFAGTPYLLVPPTPQHQATIDALKKLDFADSTATGEAIFTALHAISATAVAGGDKPPPARIVLLSDGGENKPSNPSDPHDGVYTAARLAKDEGVPISTISFGTKGGEIEMDGQRVAVPVSTDQMKTVAKLSGGQSYTATTLGELEKSYNAIENEIGYRTVPGPGSAGWLRLGVLTALIATALALLINRRLPS
- the satS gene encoding protein export chaperone SatS, with product MVADLVPIRLSLSEGDRYTVWAPRWRDSGDEWEAFLGKDEDLFGFASVADLVAFVRSDDDNDLTDHPAWKELRAAHAHAFLPADDKQFDLVAVEELVAEKPTEESVAALAGTLSIVSSIGSVCELAAVSKFFNGNPSLGTVSGGIEHFTGKAGAKRWNAIAEVIGRSWDDVLAAIDGIVSTPEVDAKLSDKAADELAEEREDDEPEEDTGTEDAVAEEAPEETEDEDAAEDQDTGDEPARATGDTVVLGSDKDFWLQVGIDPIRIMTSSGTFYTLRCYLDDQPIFLGRNGRISVFTSERALARYLADEHDHDLSDLSTYDDIRTAATDGSLAIEITDDNIYVLSGLADDLADGPDAVDREQLELAVEVLRDIGDYSEDPAVDKALDTGKPLGKLVAAVLEPDSVTKPSPPYAAAVREWEKLEQFVDGRLRRE
- a CDS encoding alkaline phosphatase family protein yields the protein MLREKRSPRTLIGGAYRSLRILGAWALVALAVSPLTPRIGLAAAAIPQPAHVVIVVEENRSENGIIGNKSSPFITTLAANGANMTQSFAETHPSEPNYLALFAGNTFGVTKDLCPVNGGAAPNLGSELLAAGYTFVGFAEGLPAAGSPVCSAGKYARKHVPWANFTNVPAANSLPFSAFPRGNYSSLPTVSFVIPDNGDNMHDGSIAQADAWLNRELSGYANWAVANNSLLIVTFDEDDNSSRNQIPTVFYGAHIRPGNYSEQINHYNVLSTVEQMYGLPKTGYAANAAPITDIWG